The Macadamia integrifolia cultivar HAES 741 chromosome 4, SCU_Mint_v3, whole genome shotgun sequence genome contains the following window.
CACCGACTGGCTACCAATGTTGATGAAGAAATGAAATCATGGAGAAGTCATTTTGGAGAGGGCAAAGATTCCTGTGACACCTGCGCCAGCACTTGCTCTTTACAGTTTCAAGGCTTCTAATGGAGGTACATTTTAGAATTCCAAATCCAGATGCCATGTTTTCCGTTTTAAAGCTTACGGTTTTCCTCCTATTCATGAGAATTAATGAGGCAGCCTCGCCAGGAGTAGTTGATTTTACCTATAACGGATTCAGTGATGCTGACATGGGGCTGAACGGCATAGCCGAGATCACATCCAATGGCCTTCTCATACTGACTGATGCCTCCAAAAGGCCCAACATAGAGCAGCGGGGCCGTGCCTTCTACGTTAGCCCAATCAACTTCCTCGATCCATCCTCATCCGGTGGCGCCGctgctctctccttctctaccactTTCGTATTTGCCATCATACCTAAGAAACCCGAATTGGGCGGTCACGGGATTGCCTTTTTCATCTCACCCACAACAGCCCTCCCATCTCGTAATCTTCCAGGCCAATATCTTGGCCTCTTCAATGCCAGCAACATTGGCAATGGCTCCAATCATTTATTCGCAGTCGCATTCGAAACCGAACAGAGCATCGAGTTCAATGATATCAACGACAACCACGTGGGTATCGATATCAATGGATTACAGTCTGTTGAATCCGCTTCGGCATCCTATTTCGATAAGAACGGTCGGTACAAGAACCTAAGCCTCATCAGTGGCGACTCCATGCAAGCCTGGGTTAATTACGATGGTGTACACAAGCAGCTCAATGTCACAATAGCTCCAATCAATGTTTCTAAACCGGCTGTTCCCCTCTTGTCTATGTCTCTTGATCTTTCTCCGCTCATGAAGGACCCCATGTTTATCGGTTTCTCATCTTCTACTGGTTCCCTTCCCACTTCCCACTGTGTGTCGGGATGGAGTTTCAAGCTCCACGGGCGAGCAAACGAACTCAATCTCACCCAACTTCCCACGCTTTCCAACCACCAGTTTAAACAGAAAACGCCTATTCTGATTATCGTGCTTCCTGTAATTGCTGCTGTTTTAGTGTTAGCGACGATCTTTGGCATCCTGATCATggtgaaaagaaagagaaaatatgcaCAAGTGCTTGAAGAATGGGAACACGATTATGGGACTCATAGGTTCAACTATAAAGATCTCTATGTGGCTACTAAGGGGTTTAAGAACAAGGAGCTACTGGGTATTGGTGGCTTTGGTAAGGTGTATAAAGGTGTATTACCCAACTCCAATATCGAAGTTGCAGTGAAGAAAATCTCCCATAACTCTAGACAAGGTATGAAGGAATTTGTCGCTGAGATCGTTACCATAGGTCAACTACGGCATCGGAACCTAGCAACGCTCTTGGGGTACTGCCGGCGTAAAGGAGAACTCCTCTTGGTTTATGAATGCATGCCCAATGGAAGTCTTGACAAGTTCCTCTTCGATCCATCTATGCCGGTGCTGAATTGGAGTCAAAGGTTTCGAATTATTAGAGGTGTAGCATCTGCTCTGTTTTATCTGCACGAAGGATGGGATCAGGTTGTGGTTCACAGAGATGTCAAGTCCAGTAATGTTCTATTGGACGGGGAATTCAATGCAAGATTAGGAGATTTTGGACTTGCGAGATCATATAACCATGGAACTGATCCTCAAACAACACATGTGGCTGGGACGCTTGGTTATCTTGCACCAGAACTTTCAAGAACTGGAAAAGCCAACCCGAACACAGATGTGTTTGCATTCGGGACTTTTATGTTGGAAGTTGCTTGTGGAAGAAAGCCAATAAATCCAAGAGCATCAACAGACCAGGATTTGGTGTTAGTAGATTGGGTGTTCTCTTGTTGGAGCAGAGGAGCAATTCTTGACACAGTGGATCCAAAATTGGGAATCAATTACGTAGAGAAGGAAATGGAGTTGGTGTTGAAGCTTGGATTGCTTTGCTCTAATTGGGTTCCCACAGGAAGGCCACCCATGCGACATGTGTTGCAGTATTTGGAGGAAGAACTTCCTCTACCAGACCTGTCATCTCTTAGTCTGAATGCTAATGGCGGAACATTTGTGGATGGCCAAGGCTTTGATGATTTGGTAACGCGACTCACGGTTCCTTCACCATCTGTTTCAGAGTGGATACTCTCTGGAGGACGTTGATTCTCACCCTATTGGGGTTTGTTATAGCAATTGTTTGTGACGTAAATACCAAAACCACTATGTTTGTGATCTTTCTCCAATAATGTTTTATCTTATAGACCCATCGAGATCATTATCAATTATTAACCGTTGGTTCTCTTCCACGACGAAGATGGATTGTGACGTTTTGTATGATCCATAGAGTTTCACATAGTTTTTCCTCAAACTCGATCTGTATGCCCAATCCTCCTTGTGTTGGGGGAATATAGTTTTAAGAATGGGGAAATTTACTATCAGCACAGCTACATAGGATTGTACCTGCCGTTAgaaatcataaatgaaattaggaaaaaaaattacactaccaaaatgaaaaagaacATATATTTTATGTAATCAAGACATCAATATATTATTATCAATCACTAATATCCAGTCAAGCCAGTATCACATCCAAAACTTGTCAAAGTCGTCAAAAATTTACACTACCAAAGTAAAAAAAGAGCATATCTTTAATTTATCATAGTCCTGTTCCTGGAAACTTGGCTTTCTATCTTTCTAACCAAACCCTGATCAATGATCTCCTCCTTGCCACACCTGACATGGCATGCCTAAAAAGACTtaattctttcttcttgatcATATCATGCACTAGTATTTGACTAGAGAGAAATTTCAGGGATAGTATTCTTAAAGTAAAAAAGAGGCACCGATCCTTTCATGGATTACCAAATCTTTCCTCTAATCCAGCAGGTATTGATAacactgctctttcaatctgtACTGATCTTTGACcagttaaaacaaaaaaaaaagggttaagaaAGAAAGCAATTAAATAGAAAATTGGGTCAGAGCAGGTTGAATGGACCAATGAAAAAACAAGGATCGACTGGGTAAATCTGGCGTTTTGGTGATTATTTGtagtttgatctttgattcaGTGTGAATCAGGAACTTGGTTGTCTTATGGCCAGCACAAACTTGATATTTATGATTCCAATTcctacaaaaaggaaaatgattttaagaaatagTACAAAGATTAAGATATATGTGGGAATTATTTTACAGGAACTGTCCAACAAGATAATGACAATTGGAAGGTTCAAATGCATGAGCCATGAAAGGAATAGGCTAATTTGTATTCCTCTGTTTCTGTGTCTTTCTTTCACTTTAATGAACCCATGGAAATTGTCCTCTTTTAACCAAAGAAAGAAATGCCATATCTAAGGTGTATAAACACCCCTACCACAAAGACCTATGCAACCAGAACATTCCTCTTCTTGAAAAATGATGGGACCTTGAAGCCACCGGCAATTGAGTTGAGTCTACCACATCCAGATGGTAATGAATATGGTTCAATTAGTAAGGTCTTTACCCCTGCTGAAGAAGGTGTTGAGGCCTCAGTATGGCAACTGGCTAAAGCTTATGCAGCTATGAATGACTCTAGTGTTCACCAGCTTATCAGTCACTGGTAATTGAACGCTTCACATTGGAAGATTTGTGATAAGAATCTGTATCATAATAGTTTAAATGatgattttcttattttggttGCAGGTTACATACACATGCCCCGATTGAAAGCTTTTGAAGAATTTGGAAGCAGGACATCAGATTCATAACAGGTTCCACACATTCTTCTGATGGAGGTCTATCTTGGGCAAAGGGACACTTCAAACTGGACAACAGATACAGAACCATTGGAAGCTTTTGAAGAATTTGGAAAGAGGCTAGTAAAGATTGAGGATAGAATTATAGAGATGAACAATGACAAAAGATTGAGGAATCGTATAGGGCCTGTCTTGATCCCATACACCTTGCTCTATCCAGACACTTCCAATCATTCTGGTATTGGTTCGCTAACCGGAAGAAGAATCCCCAATAGTGTCTCCATCTAAGGCTGAATTAACTGTTATAGTTCCAAAGTGGTTGAGTCTTTAAGCAATCAGATTACTTAGTTCAAGAGTGGTAGAATGGAACTTGTATGTGATGTGGTACAGAATAGCATATATATAGAGTTGTATACAATACACAAGATGTAAATCTTAAATGTCAGAATAAATTCTATTTGTTTCTAATAAATCCTAATTCCATGCACTTCTATCACTCAACATATGGCCATGGCATCATCATTGACATCGAAGCAACCTCCAGCCAAATCTAAAGATTATAATGTAGTTCCCAGTCACCTAAAGACTAGGTTTTCAAAACCAACAAcaaacaaattaataaattttCTAGAAATCAAGAGAAATCCCACCAAACCAATCCAGAAACAAAGATTTTGACCAAACCTTGGTCGAATGCTAGTTTAATGAAGAAACATGATATTAAAATCTTAGATTAACTAATGGACAGATTTCTGAGCTTTGATTAAATCTTACCCAAGCAAGGATTGCTTAAATAGAGAACTTCAGTCAGTTCAATAACTAGAAGTCATAATTGGCTCAAAAGAAAACTAAGTGGTCTATTAATCAGGATGGATACCACAGTAAACCCTCTGTAGTTTCTGACGGTTGAGATagaagatattaaaaaaatcctaatttaaCGAGGAAAGTTCAACTTGGACAGAATTCAGTACCCGTACTATACCAACAGATTTCAGAAGATGAGTTAATTATGATATTAATCAGTAGACACCCATTAGAAACTACAATATATCTCTAAAACCAGAACTGATATATCACAATGCATGTATTGAAAAAGGATGACCATACTTGATCACAAAATACAAGAGAACCTTCAAAGAAAAACATAATGTAACTCTGTAGTTTTATCAAATAACAAAATCAATGTAGAGATCCTAGATAAAGCCATAACCCAAACAAATCACATGATTGTGCACACACGAAACAAAGATgcaaaaaacagagagagaggtGCCCTTCAATGTAAATGTTATGGATAGGATGAGGATCCAATCATTTGGTCAACAAGGAAGGATGGATCAACAGAAAGACACAACTCacccaacacatttataaatGTAGTTAAGGTTTCATTGGACCATTTACATGATTATATCACACCGCCCCAACACACTCAACACAATCTGTCAGAAATATAACTCAAGGCCCCTTCTTCCCGTTCTCTCTCACACTCACTACTTACCTACTAGATACTACTCAAAGGCCTCAATCAAAACTCTTTTGTGTGTTTCAGTAGAAATTTGGCTctcccaaacaaaacaaaacaaaacccagGATCACAACCAAAATCCATTTTGAAACCACCAAGACATGCACACTCAAAATCTTTAGTTTAGATGACCCTACAAGTCAGTTCATGGTACACTGACTATACAAACAAAACCATTATCAGAACACTCACTCAGCTACGAACACAGTTAAGAACACAAGTACGCACTGCTGAAATTTCATTACCTCTCCACAGGATTAGAAGAGGATGCTCTTGCCTCGGTTCTCTCAGATACCCAAGTAATGTTTCAGCCTGTGGAGTCGCACAACCAAACTCAAAGTTAGAATCAACTCATCTGTGaattagaagaggaagaaaacaagGATTCTATGAGATACATAGGCAAGAATCATTTAAATTGGCTGCAAGAACATAATCTCATATCTAATTCTCTAACAATCTGTAACAATTGCATATGTGATCCAAAAAGAATCaccaactcatggggtatgtcCATTGTGTAGTTCGCACTGATTACAGGGAGAGATGGAGGAAATCAAATTAGGCATATAACCTGTAAGCCTTTCAATTTTCAATCTCTATTTGCTACCATGATTTCAGTAGGTAGAACCCTAGTAGAGAGTAAGAAAAGGATTGTATCCCAGGCCCCAAACTATAATTCTTACCTTGTGCTTCGCTAGGGCACTTCAGGACTGTGAGAGAGCGACCAACGGAGGGATTCCACCTTCCCTTACAAGCAAACCCCTGTTCCGATCACTGTCCACACAAAGTTGCGGAAGCGTTAATGAGAAAGAGCAATAGGATGGACAAAGATTTTTAGAGGGGAATGGAGGTTACGGTTCTCATTTCTGAGAGAAATTTTGAGAGCAAGAAGGAGAtctagagagagaagagagaggctTTCGAGAGGAAATGGAGGTTACTGTACTAATCACGATCACTTCTGAGAAAGAGTTCAAGAGCAAGAGGGagatatggagagagagagagagagagagagagagtgaggcaATACAATGAATTAAGCTGCGAAAactaaaattcctatttttgggAGTGAGGGAATACGGTGA
Protein-coding sequences here:
- the LOC122075847 gene encoding L-type lectin-domain containing receptor kinase SIT2-like, coding for MEVHFRIPNPDAMFSVLKLTVFLLFMRINEAASPGVVDFTYNGFSDADMGLNGIAEITSNGLLILTDASKRPNIEQRGRAFYVSPINFLDPSSSGGAAALSFSTTFVFAIIPKKPELGGHGIAFFISPTTALPSRNLPGQYLGLFNASNIGNGSNHLFAVAFETEQSIEFNDINDNHVGIDINGLQSVESASASYFDKNGRYKNLSLISGDSMQAWVNYDGVHKQLNVTIAPINVSKPAVPLLSMSLDLSPLMKDPMFIGFSSSTGSLPTSHCVSGWSFKLHGRANELNLTQLPTLSNHQFKQKTPILIIVLPVIAAVLVLATIFGILIMVKRKRKYAQVLEEWEHDYGTHRFNYKDLYVATKGFKNKELLGIGGFGKVYKGVLPNSNIEVAVKKISHNSRQGMKEFVAEIVTIGQLRHRNLATLLGYCRRKGELLLVYECMPNGSLDKFLFDPSMPVLNWSQRFRIIRGVASALFYLHEGWDQVVVHRDVKSSNVLLDGEFNARLGDFGLARSYNHGTDPQTTHVAGTLGYLAPELSRTGKANPNTDVFAFGTFMLEVACGRKPINPRASTDQDLVLVDWVFSCWSRGAILDTVDPKLGINYVEKEMELVLKLGLLCSNWVPTGRPPMRHVLQYLEEELPLPDLSSLSLNANGGTFVDGQGFDDLVTRLTVPSPSVSEWILSGGR